Genomic window (Mus caroli chromosome 14, CAROLI_EIJ_v1.1, whole genome shotgun sequence):
GGACTCAGCCGTATTGAAATGAGAACAGGCTTCTCCACCATTAGTGACAATGACTCACTGAGACCTTGGGAATTCAGTATGTGGCAATTCTCTAAGTTTCCCCCACTAAGCCAAGCTcatgaaatcattaaaaacatgCAAATGTAAGATAGgctctcttcagtttccttcGGGCCGTCTGCCAGATTCCCATCCCAGCTGCCTTGCCTAATGCGAATGTTCTGGTACGCAAGTCCATCGTCACACCCATGAGAAATGCTGTGGGGATGTGAGTGGCCCGCTCCAGCTGCAAAGCTAAGACCACACTGGCTGGAATGAGTGGAACCTTCTGCCCCACACAAGTATGGCAGTCCTACTATGTTGAGTTCAGGGACCCCAGCCTCACCCCAAGGTCTGTTCTGGGACCAAAGTGGGCTACCATGCTGGCTCACTGAGCAGAACTTACACACTTACGTGAGGATGacactctccagccctggaaccCCAGTAACCCAGAAAGTCGATTCCCTTTATGTTGAAATCCTAGTGACTAACTTTTGTCCTACTCCTTCCAGATTCTCTGGTATACTAGATAGATTCCAGAGCCAAGTCACGAGGAGACCCGAGTGGAGAGATGGCCTTTATTTGTCAATATCAAACGAGTGAAGCTGGAGGAAGCACATGAGAGCCACATTATGGTGAACAGTGCCCTTACACTCCACTGTTGGCATGCAGACTCGGGGTCCCCTGAGACCTCTTCACTTAGCCCCTTGAGTCTCATGGTTTCAAAGTGCTACCTCTCCAAACTGATGCAGCAACGCTCTTTTGTATCTCACTGTCCTGGGCAGGAACCACTCTGAAGCTATTACTTGGATTTTTTGCAATCCTTTGGATCACCAGGACCAGCAGCTTCTTCCACCAGAGGACTCGGGCTTTTCTAAGTGGGAAGTTTGTAGCCGATCAGTCCAGGAAGAGCTGGGATTCTCTTCCAGGTTGGTAGCCAGCCCTTAAGAAATACACATGGGGGCAGAAGGTGCTGCTGCAACAGGGGGTGTCACCTGAGTCTTCAGATATGTAATCTGTGgtggaagagaggcagaaaagggaAGATAACTCAGTCTTTGTTTCTCCTGTGTATAGGTCCTGAAGCCCCTCATCAGCTACTTCCTTCCAAAGCTATTATACCCACTCAAAGTTCCCCTCTGTGACATGCTACCTCCATTCCAAGGTATGACAGACCCCAGCCCCATCCAAGTTCTTACAGCAGACCATCCTTCCAGCCTAACTCGTGGTTgaagcaggcaaacactcattACATTCCCATTTCTTGCTGTTGGGTCTAAGAGAGGAGCAGTCCCGGTGGGTTCCATGGGATCCACATGTAGCACACAAAATGAGGCGCCACCGTCTAGAGAAAAGTCATGGAGAGATATGGAGGGACAGTGAGGACACCAACTGTTACTCTTGAATGTTAGCTACCATCCAGGCTCAGCCATGAGGAGGAAGAACTTCctgggaattttattttttatgtgtatcggtcttttgactgcatgtatgtatgtggaccaTATGCAtacagtgctcatggaggccaaagaatatgtcagatcccctgggactagagttgcAGACAGCTGGGAGCTGCTATGTGGATGGTGAGAATAGAAGCTGCGTACTTTGGAAGGGCAATGAGTGCTCTTAgcactgggccacctctccagccccaagggcaGTTAAGTCAATGTAGTTTTGCTCTACATACTACCCCATGACTCTGGGATGACAAGTGTTGATTCTAAGAAGCCACTGGTAGGCACATCCCCTGGCAGGATGAATCTGGAAAGTAACTGACCCTGAGTGTCTTTCCAATGGGCCCAAACAGCAGACCCTGCAGAGGAGACCCTCCATTTGTGCATGAGTAAGTCAGAGGCTGGTCAAATTTGGGACTTGGCAACTGGGTTCATCCTGAGGACTGCGGCCAAGAACAGCCTTCCTACTTTAACAGCAGTGCTAGATAGAGCTCTCTGCCCAGGGGCTTCTTCCTACCCTTCATCCTCAAAGCTGTCTCTGCCTTGCTCATACAGACAGATGGGGGCATCACAATGCCGATAGCGCTGATACAACTCGGAGAAAGCCCCTGGCTCGAGTTCCCAAGCAGCATCTCTGCAGTGGGAGAAGAAGTTATAAGGGACACATACTCTGCTGGTGAGCCTTTGTCCACTCAGAAGAATGAAAGCTAAGCACAGCAAGAGTTCAAAGGCTGGAGCACTGCCAACAAGGCTGTGAGAGCAGAATTGGTGTAATGAGAGGGCAAGATGGGGGTTCCAACTCCCCGTCCCCAGGGCTCAGTTCTTTAAGAGCCTTTTCAGGAGCAACCTCCTGcccatttccctctccttttgACAACTGCAAAGCACACTTGCCACTGTTCTCACTTCACTGTACATCAATGCCTGAGCTTCGGGCAATCTCTGGACTGTCTTCACACTCACCTCCTGTCTAGAAAGCCACCCCAGCCATCCCCGGCTCAGCCTCTGCTGTGCAGAGCTCCTGCTACCTGTCTGGGATGTGGATTCCCATCCTCAGCATCTCCTGTGGGAACTCTTCTCGGTTGTTGCACTGGGGACACTTGAAGAAGTGCTTTGCTGATGTGTGGGCATATTTCTGTAAGAGAAGAATGTGTTTGTGAAAACAAACAGGCCACCTTCCCATGCTCACCTCACTGCACGCACAGTCAGGAAAAACAGTCTGGGTGTACTAGGATGAGGGCTGCCACCAGGTGTCAGGCCTGGGACCAAAAGGCTTTCGAAGAGAGTTCCCAGGAGTGCCTCAGTTGTCCATGGGGCTTGGCAGGGGTCAGCAGGGGTCAGGTACCTGAGTACACTGCCTTTCCTTTCATCCTAGTAGCAGGCAGATTTTGAGCTCCTTAACTCATTCTCAGAAACACCCATTTGTTTCAGAAACCCTCAAGATTTTGCCTAGTTTAACTCTTATGGTGAGTGAGGCCTGAGGCCAAGGATGACCGGAGGCTGGGTTGCCTATTCCCTCCCAGACCTGGAAGCAGCTCCTGGGTACATGCCTGCCTGCGGTATGGAGTTCTGAATCTTACACATGCTTGAGCATTCCCAGAATGCCCTGGTTCCAAGCACAGGGCGGGGCAATCGTGGAAGGTTGTCCGTCCTCCCAGGACAGAGAGACCCACCTGGATACACTTGCGGTGATAGATAGCTTGACTACAACATGGGCTCCGGATGTTCTCAACACTTGTTCGGGATAAATCTTCGCAACACAAGACGCAGCTTTCCTCCCCCAAACTCCCCTGGTGGATGTTCTGTGTTGGCCGATGTTT
Coding sequences:
- the Phf7 gene encoding LOW QUALITY PROTEIN: PHD finger protein 7 (The sequence of the model RefSeq protein was modified relative to this genomic sequence to represent the inferred CDS: deleted 1 base in 1 codon; substituted 1 base at 1 genomic stop codon), whose amino-acid sequence is MKTLKEKNKHPRLRKTIRTKKVTQRKLSSSPVCLLCLQEPGDPEKLGEFLQKDNLCVHYFCLHLGDRGRQLPCQVFSGVPGVTSYMLGKSSYQPSYISVELCLESHLQICFVCKKKGAAIRCQNDQCVQNFHLPCGQERGCLSQFFGEYKSYCRKHRPTQNIHQGSLGEESCVLCCEDLSRTSVENIRSPCCSQAIYHRKCIQKYAHTSAKHFFKCPQCNNREEFPQEMLRMGIHIPDRDAAWELEPGAFSELYQRYRHCDAPICLYEQGRDSFEDEGRWRLILCATCGSHGTHRDCSSLRPNSKKWECNECLPASTTNYISEDSGDTPCCSSTFCPHVYFLRAATNLEENPSSSWTDRLQTSHLEKPESSGGRSCWSWXSKGLQKIQVIASEWFLPRTVRYKRALLHQFGEVAL